Proteins encoded within one genomic window of Arachis ipaensis cultivar K30076 chromosome B08, Araip1.1, whole genome shotgun sequence:
- the LOC110265932 gene encoding cysteine-rich and transmembrane domain-containing protein A-like: MSTYTNQQQSPVTAYPAVGKSKSSAPPPPMGYPTKDAPQQSVPVKTTTRGDGFWEGCCAALCCCCVLDCCL; encoded by the exons ATGAGTACCTATACCAATCAACAACAATCTCCAG TGACTGCATACCCAGCAGTGGGAAAGAGCAAAAGTAGTGCTCCACCACCACCAATGGGTTACCCCACCAAGGATGCTCCACAGCAATCTGTTCCAGTTAAAACCACCACCAGGGGTGATGGCTTCTGGGAAGGATG TTGTGCTGCATTATGTTGCTGCTGTGTCTTGGATTGTTGCCTCTAA